In Pelecanus crispus isolate bPelCri1 chromosome Z, bPelCri1.pri, whole genome shotgun sequence, the following are encoded in one genomic region:
- the FAM240A gene encoding protein FAM240B, with protein MNSQYIRHEVRGCETSDLRNFWEKTIEQQTRYLQIEKERQQRSALTKLRNEWMERLEKRIKMLRTQPEDPSS; from the exons ATGAATAGCCAATACATACGTCATGAAGTGCGGGGATGTGAAACTAGTGACCTGAGGAACTTCTGGGAAAAGACTATTGAACAACAAACTCGGTATCTGCAAATTGAAAAAGAACGTCAGCAACGAAGTGCTCTGACAAA GCTCAGAAATGAATGGATGGAGAGGCTGGAAAAACGGATAAAGATGTTGAGAACCCAACCTGAAGACCCATCTAGCTGA